From Amphritea atlantica, a single genomic window includes:
- a CDS encoding AAA family ATPase, whose translation MHLRISRIDIKNFKVFEEISIHPNSAFNIIIGENSAGKSTIFEALHLWEKCYQTYILSSRKGFYKVRGTNNRYVNYQELDFLRITKDDDLFFHPGRGTSTCAEVSLILSSGENDYELGFKISRPTSIENAFLRVQPINEDQFSSFAEAFTGAGRFLDEAVFIYQTRPVSGVHQFEPYFNEAQVKKRIQRGLSHEVLRNKIVVRRDSIEQLSASISEILEREVKFELPARGREKKDEYVSLKVSLDDGNKHDLHLQGSGFLQIVEILSTIEFVDAPLKLLLVDEPDSHIHSKLQQNLISHLRRIDHNQFFVISHNDQFVTNAGDDEIFFLNDDAKREHELKAINSDSFDIIKNSLGGVVLSLEKLNRSENVVFVEGSDDVTYITDLAAKVSEITNGSALGSKNTFFPLRGKDNILSKIEYNKRTLSSLFKDKRWGTIFDRDFSTDQIDADLRQSLLRKMGRGTPFAFSHDGYCIESVLFSDQRALVRMICRTNDRLDQECVETAVNDFFDSVEASLRDITSDLYSELRGRFASQKRNRTEFQELEFDQVVREWLLETPFPVRHVMSKPLILAFCLEVELQLGSSILMRHTNSEEGVSSGLFNMYINTLQALDELIPSLRELLTSLNYIAPPGEN comes from the coding sequence ATGCATTTAAGAATCAGCAGGATTGATATCAAGAACTTTAAGGTTTTTGAAGAGATTTCCATTCATCCCAACAGCGCCTTCAACATCATCATCGGAGAAAATAGCGCGGGCAAATCCACTATTTTTGAGGCTCTACATCTCTGGGAAAAGTGCTATCAGACGTACATTCTGTCTTCAAGAAAGGGCTTTTATAAGGTTCGAGGAACCAATAATCGGTATGTAAATTATCAAGAGTTAGACTTTCTTAGAATCACAAAAGATGATGACCTTTTTTTTCACCCCGGCAGAGGCACGAGTACCTGTGCAGAAGTTTCACTGATCCTAAGCTCTGGTGAGAACGACTATGAGCTAGGGTTCAAGATTTCAAGACCGACATCTATTGAAAATGCATTTTTGCGCGTTCAGCCTATCAATGAAGATCAGTTCTCTTCTTTTGCTGAGGCCTTCACTGGGGCCGGACGGTTTCTTGATGAAGCTGTGTTTATTTATCAAACTCGCCCTGTATCTGGTGTCCATCAATTTGAACCTTACTTCAATGAGGCGCAGGTTAAGAAACGAATACAAAGAGGACTGTCGCACGAGGTGTTACGCAATAAAATTGTTGTTCGAAGAGATTCCATAGAACAGCTTAGTGCCAGCATATCTGAAATTTTAGAAAGGGAAGTTAAATTTGAACTGCCGGCAAGAGGTAGGGAAAAGAAAGACGAATATGTATCACTCAAAGTAAGCTTAGATGACGGAAATAAGCATGACCTTCATCTTCAAGGTAGCGGTTTCCTCCAAATTGTTGAAATACTATCAACTATTGAGTTTGTGGACGCCCCACTTAAGTTGCTACTTGTAGATGAACCCGATTCCCACATACACAGTAAGCTGCAACAAAACCTGATTTCACACTTGCGTCGAATTGATCACAATCAATTTTTTGTCATAAGCCATAATGATCAATTTGTTACAAATGCTGGAGATGATGAGATCTTTTTTTTGAATGATGACGCCAAACGTGAACATGAGCTAAAGGCTATCAATTCTGACAGTTTCGATATCATTAAGAACAGCTTAGGCGGTGTCGTCCTCTCGCTTGAGAAACTCAATCGCTCCGAAAATGTTGTCTTTGTCGAAGGCTCTGATGATGTAACTTATATCACCGACCTGGCTGCTAAAGTTTCAGAAATTACTAACGGCAGCGCTTTAGGTTCTAAAAATACGTTTTTCCCGTTAAGGGGAAAGGACAACATCCTTTCTAAAATTGAATACAATAAGAGAACCCTATCAAGCCTGTTTAAAGATAAGCGGTGGGGTACTATTTTTGATCGTGATTTTTCCACGGATCAAATCGATGCCGATCTCAGGCAGAGCCTTTTAAGGAAGATGGGGCGCGGTACACCGTTTGCGTTTAGTCATGATGGCTATTGTATAGAGTCGGTGCTTTTCAGTGACCAGCGAGCTCTGGTTCGGATGATATGCCGTACGAATGACAGGTTAGATCAGGAATGTGTTGAAACCGCAGTTAATGACTTTTTCGATAGTGTTGAAGCTAGTTTGCGCGATATTACGTCAGACCTCTATTCAGAACTGAGAGGAAGGTTTGCCAGTCAGAAGAGAAATCGTACTGAATTTCAAGAATTGGAGTTTGATCAGGTAGTGCGTGAGTGGCTGTTAGAAACTCCCTTTCCTGTACGGCATGTGATGTCAAAACCATTGATATTGGCTTTCTGTCTGGAGGTAGAACTTCAGCTTGGCTCCTCAATTTTAATGCGTCATACGAACAGCGAGGAGGGGGTCTCTAGCGGTTTATTTAATATGTACATCAACACGCTGCAGGCTTTAGATGAGCTTATCCCATCTCTTCGAGAACTACTCACATCGCTTAACTATATAGCTCCTCCAGGAGAGAACTAG
- a CDS encoding type I restriction-modification system subunit M, giving the protein MSDKINQDSINKALWGACDTFRGTISADTYKDFILTMLFLKYISDVWQDHYDGYKAEYGDEPELIDEMMKNERFVLPKSGSFYTLWEHRHEPGNGERIDQALHAIEEANGTKLKDAGKSVFQDISFNTDKLGEEKQKNTILRHLLEDFAKPQLNLKPSRVGTLDVIGNAYEYLIKNFAASGGQKAGEFYTPPEVSDLIAELLEPQAGDSICDPACGSASLLMKCGNKIRQNHDSKQYALYGQEAIGSTWSLAKMNMFLHGEDNHKIEWGDTIRNPKLLDKNGGLMLFDIVTANPPFSLDKWGHDEAEHDKFGRFRRGVPPKSKGDYAFILHMIETLKPGSGRMGVVVPHGVLFRGSSEGKIRKQLIDENLLDAVIGLPEKLFYGTGIPAAILLFRKDKHDDKVLFIDASSEFKAGKNQNLLTTDHIAKILSTYKAGQDVDKYAYLASLEEIQENDYNLNIPRYVDTFEEEDEIDLMEVRTERKQLQVQLNDLESDMAKYLEELGYGA; this is encoded by the coding sequence GTGAGCGATAAGATCAACCAAGACAGCATCAACAAAGCGCTTTGGGGCGCCTGCGATACCTTTCGCGGCACCATTAGCGCCGATACCTATAAAGACTTCATCCTCACCATGCTGTTCCTGAAGTACATCTCGGACGTGTGGCAGGACCATTACGATGGTTACAAAGCCGAATACGGTGACGAGCCGGAGCTGATCGACGAAATGATGAAGAACGAGCGCTTTGTACTGCCCAAAAGCGGCAGCTTTTATACGCTGTGGGAGCACCGTCACGAGCCCGGCAATGGTGAGCGTATCGATCAGGCGCTGCATGCCATCGAAGAAGCCAACGGTACCAAGCTCAAAGACGCCGGAAAAAGCGTATTCCAGGACATCTCGTTCAACACTGACAAGCTGGGCGAAGAGAAGCAAAAGAACACCATCTTGCGCCACCTGTTGGAAGACTTTGCCAAGCCGCAGCTCAACCTCAAGCCCAGCCGTGTCGGTACGTTGGATGTGATCGGCAACGCCTATGAGTACCTGATCAAAAACTTCGCGGCCTCCGGTGGACAGAAGGCCGGTGAATTTTATACCCCGCCGGAAGTGTCTGATTTGATCGCCGAACTGTTAGAACCGCAAGCGGGTGACAGCATCTGTGATCCAGCCTGTGGCTCGGCCTCTCTATTGATGAAGTGCGGCAACAAAATTCGTCAAAACCACGATAGCAAACAGTATGCCCTCTATGGCCAGGAAGCGATCGGTTCTACCTGGTCACTAGCCAAGATGAACATGTTTCTGCATGGCGAGGACAACCATAAGATCGAATGGGGCGACACCATCCGCAATCCCAAGCTGCTCGATAAAAACGGCGGCCTGATGTTATTTGATATCGTCACCGCCAACCCGCCGTTCAGTCTGGACAAGTGGGGTCACGACGAAGCCGAGCACGACAAGTTCGGGCGCTTCCGCCGTGGTGTGCCGCCCAAAAGCAAAGGCGACTACGCCTTTATCTTACATATGATCGAAACTCTGAAGCCCGGCAGCGGCCGCATGGGCGTCGTGGTGCCGCACGGCGTGTTGTTTCGTGGCTCTAGCGAAGGGAAAATTCGTAAACAACTGATCGACGAAAACCTACTGGATGCCGTAATCGGCCTGCCCGAGAAGTTGTTTTATGGCACTGGTATTCCTGCAGCCATCCTGCTGTTTCGCAAGGATAAGCACGACGACAAGGTGCTGTTTATCGATGCCAGTAGTGAGTTTAAAGCCGGTAAAAATCAGAACCTGCTGACCACAGATCATATCGCCAAAATCCTCTCCACATACAAAGCGGGGCAGGACGTGGACAAATATGCCTATCTGGCCAGCCTAGAGGAGATCCAAGAGAACGATTACAACCTCAACATCCCGCGTTATGTTGATACCTTTGAAGAAGAGGATGAAATCGATCTTATGGAAGTACGTACCGAGCGTAAGCAGCTCCAAGTTCAGCTTAATGACCTTGAAAGTGATATGGCTAAGTATCTTGAGGAGCTAGGTTATGGTGCCTAA
- the dinD gene encoding DNA damage-inducible protein D, producing the protein MNEQHHSFERLKHTAEQGQEFWSARDLAPLLDYKDWRNFLKVVRKSIQACESSNHEVSDHFVETTKKVSLGSGAQRELDDIHLSRYACYLVVQNGDPNKPVIAAGQTYFAVQTRRQELADDEAFKQLKEDEKRLFLRNELKEHNKQLVEAAQQAGVESSLDFAIFQNHGYKGLYGGLDTKAIHARKGLKKSQKILDHMGSTELAANLFRATQAEEKLKRDNVQDKKQANQTHFEVGQKVRQTIEELGGDMPENLPTPEKNIRQLESAAKKLANKTDKE; encoded by the coding sequence ATGAACGAACAACATCATTCTTTCGAACGACTGAAGCACACGGCAGAGCAAGGACAAGAGTTCTGGTCTGCTAGAGATCTAGCTCCGCTGCTGGATTACAAAGATTGGCGTAACTTCCTTAAGGTTGTCAGAAAATCGATACAAGCCTGCGAATCCAGTAACCACGAGGTTTCAGACCATTTCGTTGAAACCACCAAAAAGGTCTCCCTTGGATCTGGTGCACAGAGGGAGCTAGATGACATCCATTTGTCTCGCTACGCTTGCTATCTTGTCGTGCAAAACGGTGATCCTAACAAACCAGTGATTGCCGCAGGGCAAACCTACTTTGCCGTACAAACCCGCCGTCAAGAGCTGGCTGACGACGAAGCCTTTAAACAACTTAAGGAAGATGAGAAGCGCCTGTTTTTGCGCAACGAGCTTAAAGAGCACAACAAGCAGCTTGTGGAAGCAGCGCAGCAGGCGGGAGTGGAATCCAGCCTGGATTTTGCCATTTTTCAGAATCATGGTTACAAGGGCTTATATGGCGGATTGGACACCAAAGCGATACATGCTCGTAAGGGGTTGAAAAAGAGCCAGAAAATCCTCGACCACATGGGGTCAACTGAACTTGCAGCTAACCTCTTCCGAGCCACCCAAGCTGAAGAGAAGCTAAAGCGCGACAACGTCCAGGATAAAAAGCAAGCCAACCAAACGCATTTTGAGGTAGGGCAGAAAGTCCGCCAAACCATTGAGGAGCTTGGGGGAGATATGCCAGAAAACCTTCCTACACCAGAAAAGAACATTAGACAGCTCGAATCAGCAGCAAAAAAGCTGGCCAACAAAACAGACAAGGAATAG
- a CDS encoding restriction endonuclease subunit S — translation MQLKQIATISAGYPFRGKILESAGTGVVAVQMKDVSEREGIQWSGCMETELTGKREPDWLKPGDILVAARGGHNYAALITDQLLQAGTRAVAAPQFFIVRSKQDNVLPEYLVWFLNQQPCQRYFEQNAEGSLTKSIRRTVAEEAPIAVPPLAKQQTIIGLARAVRQEQRIAEQLISNGERLQSSIAKDLLDNKEGY, via the coding sequence ATGCAGCTCAAACAAATCGCAACCATCAGCGCAGGCTATCCGTTTCGGGGCAAAATCCTCGAGTCGGCAGGTACTGGCGTGGTCGCGGTTCAGATGAAGGATGTATCGGAGCGCGAAGGGATACAGTGGTCAGGTTGTATGGAAACCGAGCTGACTGGTAAGCGCGAACCCGATTGGCTTAAGCCTGGAGATATATTGGTTGCTGCTCGTGGTGGCCATAACTATGCGGCACTGATCACGGACCAGCTCCTGCAAGCCGGAACACGAGCAGTCGCAGCGCCTCAGTTTTTTATAGTACGAAGCAAACAAGATAACGTGCTGCCGGAGTATCTGGTGTGGTTTCTAAACCAACAGCCCTGTCAGCGCTACTTTGAGCAAAATGCCGAAGGTTCGTTAACTAAGAGCATTCGCCGAACGGTCGCGGAAGAAGCGCCTATAGCCGTCCCACCACTCGCCAAGCAGCAAACCATTATTGGCTTGGCTCGTGCGGTGCGACAGGAACAACGAATAGCAGAACAACTGATAAGCAATGGTGAGCGGCTGCAGAGCTCGATTGCTAAAGACTTATTGGATAACAAGGAGGGTTATTAG
- a CDS encoding IS1182 family transposase, which yields MSRFVTADRDTVFLFPPSVSDWLPEDHLARFIVEIVDQLDLSELTQQYTGRGSKAHHPAVLLGLLIYGYATGVFSSRKIERATYDSVAFRYVAANTHPDHDTIAAFRRRFLPHFEALFVQVLLLAQEMNLVKLGRIALDGTKIKANASKHKALSYAHAKRIEKQLHAEVEALTALAEEADQTPVVDGLDIPAEIARRETRLEALAAAKVAIEVRAQERFEREQAEYQRKQERRQAQRDVGKKPKGREPIPPEPGPKDKDQVNLTDDESRIMPVSGGGFEQCYNAQASVDTETMLIMSTHVTQAPNDKQQIEPALKPLTALPVKLGKVTDLLADTGYFSANNVSLCTQANVDPLLAIARDQHHLSVFERFAPDLPAPETDDSLSLMKHRLTTKTGRALYGLRKQTVEPVFGIIKHVMGFRQFSMRGVDKVTGEWTLVTLAWNVKRMNVLRMA from the coding sequence ATGAGTCGTTTTGTCACTGCTGATCGAGATACCGTCTTCTTATTCCCTCCCTCGGTATCAGACTGGCTGCCCGAAGACCATTTAGCGCGCTTTATCGTTGAGATTGTCGATCAGCTCGATCTTTCTGAACTCACTCAACAATACACAGGCAGGGGTTCCAAAGCACACCACCCGGCAGTCTTACTCGGCTTGCTGATCTACGGTTATGCCACTGGTGTTTTCTCCAGCAGAAAAATTGAACGCGCTACGTATGACTCGGTCGCTTTTCGCTATGTGGCGGCTAACACCCACCCTGATCATGATACGATCGCGGCTTTTCGGCGTCGGTTTTTACCCCACTTTGAAGCGCTATTTGTCCAGGTTTTGCTCCTGGCCCAAGAGATGAATCTGGTGAAACTGGGCCGGATCGCACTGGATGGTACCAAGATTAAAGCCAATGCCAGCAAGCATAAAGCGCTGTCTTATGCTCATGCAAAAAGGATTGAAAAACAACTCCATGCTGAAGTGGAAGCCTTGACTGCGCTGGCTGAGGAAGCTGATCAAACACCCGTGGTTGATGGTCTGGACATTCCTGCGGAGATTGCACGCCGTGAAACTCGGCTGGAGGCACTGGCTGCTGCGAAAGTCGCCATTGAGGTGCGCGCCCAAGAGCGATTTGAACGTGAACAAGCCGAATATCAGCGTAAGCAGGAAAGGCGGCAGGCCCAGAGGGACGTGGGAAAAAAGCCTAAAGGTCGGGAGCCTATACCACCGGAGCCCGGCCCTAAAGATAAAGATCAGGTTAACCTGACCGATGACGAGTCGCGCATCATGCCAGTATCAGGTGGCGGCTTCGAGCAGTGCTACAATGCACAGGCCAGCGTCGATACAGAGACGATGCTGATAATGAGTACACATGTAACTCAGGCCCCGAACGACAAACAGCAAATAGAACCAGCGCTGAAACCCCTGACGGCCTTGCCGGTGAAGTTAGGTAAAGTGACGGACCTGTTAGCGGATACCGGTTATTTTAGTGCCAACAATGTTAGCCTCTGCACGCAGGCTAATGTTGATCCCTTACTTGCCATCGCGCGAGACCAACACCATCTTTCCGTTTTTGAACGGTTCGCACCTGACCTCCCTGCGCCGGAAACAGATGATTCTCTGTCTCTCATGAAACACCGACTGACAACGAAGACGGGGCGGGCATTATATGGGTTGAGAAAACAAACGGTGGAACCGGTTTTCGGTATTATCAAGCACGTGATGGGCTTCAGGCAGTTCTCGATGCGAGGGGTAGACAAAGTAACCGGCGAGTGGACGTTGGTGACGCTTGCATGGAATGTGAAACGAATGAATGTGCTAAGAATGGCATAA
- a CDS encoding MarC family protein, with amino-acid sequence MISQELYSIKSDGLLESLGLRLGSFQIAGGIVLFLFALSMIFGDSKPETEIEAAGKNHLDGAVFPLAIPSIASPGAMLAVVVLTDNHSNSIAEQAVTGALLLIVLIITLVLLLSATLIYKVIGNAGASVISRVMGIVLTTIAVDAILGGLGTLGIIQL; translated from the coding sequence ATTATCTCACAGGAGCTTTATTCGATTAAGTCCGACGGGCTGCTAGAATCCCTTGGCCTCAGACTAGGCTCATTCCAAATTGCGGGAGGGATTGTTCTTTTTCTATTTGCATTGAGTATGATTTTTGGTGATTCAAAGCCTGAAACGGAAATTGAAGCTGCAGGTAAAAATCATCTTGACGGGGCAGTGTTTCCTTTGGCAATTCCGTCGATTGCCTCCCCTGGTGCTATGCTAGCTGTTGTTGTGCTAACTGATAACCATAGCAATTCAATCGCAGAGCAGGCCGTTACGGGAGCGCTGCTTTTGATTGTGCTTATTATTACACTTGTATTACTGCTGTCAGCAACTCTTATCTATAAGGTGATCGGAAATGCTGGGGCGAGTGTAATCAGTAGAGTAATGGGTATTGTGCTGACAACAATTGCCGTCGACGCGATTCTTGGCGGACTTGGAACTCTAGGAATAATTCAATTGTGA
- a CDS encoding MMPL family transporter has protein sequence MANLKQGDKPQILELKDLDPHSGNFFERIIFNNRLAFIIVIAVITLILGYMAITKLELKPSFEKMIPQSQPYIRNFLENRSALRGLGNSVRVVVENTDGDIFDPHYLEVLKQINDELFLTKGVDRAWMKSLWTPSVRWTEVTEEGFQGGPVMPDSYDGSPEAIEQLRQNIGRAGIVGSLVANDFKSTMLTVPLLDRDSATGQSIDYFEFSKKLEQLRGQYEFFENIPTEEHSKIKIRVIGFAKLIGDLIDGLMKVMVFFGIAAVVTLIIIYLYTRCLRSTLLVVFCSLLAVVWQLGIVSWLGYTIDPYSILVPFLVFAIGVSHATQKMNGIMQDIGRGAHKLVAARFTFRRLFLAGVTALLSDAVGFAVLMLIDIPVIHDLAITASIGVAVLIFTTLLMMPVTLSYVGVSPAAAKRSLRAIRTASKHQGIGRLWDLLDRFTDRKWATLAVLTAIILGVGGLSVSRDLQIGDLDAGAPELRPEARYNIDNAYITTHYALSSDLFAVMIKTAPEGCLNYKTLILADRLAWQLRQNPKVQTTTSLADAMRQITAGSYEGNPKFYSILRNQNVLNYGAQQASVNRPELFNTECSVMPVIAFLKDHTAKTLDEVVAIAEEFSQKNSSEDQQFLLAAGNAGIEAATNIVVRDANHTMLFYVYAAVSIFCLITFRSWRAALVAILPLMLTSILCEALMVWLNIGVKVATLPVIALGVGIGVDYALYLLSVQLQFQRSGLPLSDAYRHAISFTGKVVALVGITLAAGVVTWVWSPIKFQSDMGILLTFMFVWNMLGALILIPALSYFLLPKHKVTRRVI, from the coding sequence ATGGCTAACCTCAAACAAGGTGACAAACCGCAGATTCTTGAGCTGAAGGACCTAGATCCTCACAGCGGTAATTTTTTTGAGCGCATCATTTTCAATAATCGCCTGGCATTTATCATAGTCATCGCAGTTATCACACTGATACTTGGCTACATGGCCATCACCAAGCTGGAACTTAAACCCAGTTTCGAGAAGATGATTCCCCAAAGTCAGCCCTATATCCGTAATTTCCTTGAAAACCGCAGCGCGCTACGCGGACTGGGAAACTCTGTTCGGGTGGTCGTTGAAAATACGGATGGGGATATTTTCGATCCGCATTATCTGGAAGTATTGAAACAGATTAATGATGAGCTATTCCTTACCAAAGGTGTCGATCGTGCCTGGATGAAATCACTCTGGACTCCCAGTGTACGCTGGACCGAAGTGACTGAAGAGGGATTCCAGGGAGGTCCGGTGATGCCAGACAGTTACGACGGTTCACCGGAAGCAATTGAACAATTACGACAGAACATCGGCCGTGCCGGCATCGTTGGTAGTTTGGTGGCCAATGATTTCAAATCAACCATGCTCACAGTGCCACTACTTGACCGAGACTCAGCCACGGGGCAGAGTATCGACTATTTTGAATTTTCCAAAAAACTCGAACAGCTACGCGGCCAATACGAATTCTTCGAAAATATTCCCACTGAGGAGCATAGCAAAATCAAGATTCGGGTAATCGGCTTCGCTAAGCTAATTGGCGACCTGATTGATGGTCTGATGAAAGTCATGGTCTTCTTTGGTATAGCGGCCGTCGTTACACTGATCATTATCTACCTATACACCCGCTGTTTACGCAGCACCTTGTTGGTGGTGTTTTGTTCTCTGCTGGCAGTTGTTTGGCAGTTGGGGATCGTTTCCTGGCTGGGTTACACAATCGACCCCTATTCGATTCTTGTCCCCTTCTTAGTATTTGCCATCGGCGTCTCCCATGCGACTCAAAAGATGAATGGAATCATGCAGGATATCGGCCGTGGTGCCCATAAACTGGTCGCAGCGCGTTTCACATTCCGTCGTCTGTTTCTGGCGGGTGTCACAGCGCTGCTCTCTGATGCTGTAGGCTTCGCGGTATTGATGCTGATCGATATACCGGTTATTCACGACCTGGCAATCACAGCCAGTATTGGTGTAGCAGTACTAATCTTCACCACACTGTTGATGATGCCTGTCACGCTATCGTATGTCGGTGTCAGTCCGGCTGCAGCCAAACGTTCACTGCGAGCTATTCGCACGGCATCGAAGCACCAGGGTATCGGCAGATTGTGGGATCTTCTAGACCGATTTACCGACCGGAAATGGGCAACCCTAGCGGTGCTTACTGCGATCATTCTAGGTGTTGGCGGCTTAAGCGTCAGTCGTGACCTACAGATCGGCGATCTGGATGCAGGAGCACCAGAGCTTCGACCTGAGGCCCGCTATAATATCGATAACGCCTACATCACAACGCACTATGCTTTATCCAGCGACCTATTTGCGGTCATGATAAAAACTGCTCCAGAAGGTTGCCTTAACTACAAAACACTAATCCTGGCCGACCGTCTGGCCTGGCAGTTACGGCAAAACCCAAAAGTGCAAACAACAACCTCTCTGGCCGATGCAATGCGCCAGATAACCGCAGGCAGCTACGAGGGCAATCCCAAGTTCTACAGTATCCTGCGCAACCAGAACGTGTTGAACTACGGAGCCCAGCAGGCCTCAGTCAACCGGCCGGAACTGTTCAATACCGAATGCTCAGTGATGCCAGTGATCGCGTTTCTGAAAGATCACACAGCAAAAACGCTGGATGAGGTGGTAGCTATTGCCGAGGAGTTTTCCCAAAAAAACAGTAGTGAAGACCAGCAGTTCTTATTGGCAGCAGGTAATGCCGGTATAGAAGCGGCCACCAATATCGTGGTGCGCGATGCTAATCACACCATGCTGTTCTATGTTTACGCTGCAGTCAGTATCTTTTGCCTGATCACCTTCCGCAGTTGGCGCGCGGCCTTGGTTGCCATCCTGCCACTGATGCTGACCTCCATCCTCTGCGAAGCGTTGATGGTCTGGCTGAACATTGGTGTGAAAGTAGCGACACTGCCAGTTATCGCTCTCGGGGTGGGGATCGGTGTCGATTACGCCCTGTATCTATTGAGTGTGCAACTGCAATTCCAGCGTTCAGGGTTACCATTATCAGATGCCTACCGGCATGCGATCAGCTTCACTGGTAAAGTCGTGGCACTTGTAGGCATCACTCTTGCAGCTGGGGTAGTCACCTGGGTCTGGTCACCAATCAAATTCCAATCTGATATGGGCATTTTGCTAACCTTTATGTTCGTCTGGAATATGCTGGGTGCCCTGATACTAATCCCAGCCTTGTCCTATTTTCTTCTGCCGAAACACAAAGTGACTCGACGCGTAATATGA
- a CDS encoding DUF1329 domain-containing protein, with protein MNFNTQTLLQGALAATLITSLSTPILAAVSSQEAALLETTLTTVGAEKSGNADGSIPIYTGGLTSPPASFKAGDTFRPNPFADEQPVLVIDQSNIEQYREQLTATTVELINRYPTFKVEVYPTHRTAALPQANLNNTLKNATNAGTTDDGLVLENVLPGVPFPIPHSGREAMWNHLLRFQGKTIETKYDSWNVDAAGVATLATTGTAFIDYPIYHDMSRTISGKDIYYRTKLYYSGPARRAGEAIMVQDAADPLKQPRRAWQYLPGQRRVKLAPSLAYDTPNPGTAGSSTYDDVFVFSGALDRFDWKLVGKKEMYVPYNTYDLTYIDDPKKLTTPNHLSPEHVRWEKHRVWIIEGTLAAGKRHIYHKRNFYLDEDSWGALASDEYDARDQLYRGSFSFFTQSYDKAIPDTTPHMVYDLIGGTYNINGVVGPYGGIRYIDPLSPAKWSPQSLAGAGLR; from the coding sequence ATGAACTTCAATACACAGACTTTGCTGCAGGGTGCGCTTGCCGCAACTCTGATAACATCATTATCGACCCCCATACTGGCTGCGGTTTCCTCTCAGGAAGCTGCGCTGCTTGAAACCACGTTAACTACCGTCGGTGCCGAAAAATCTGGCAATGCTGACGGCTCAATTCCAATTTATACCGGCGGATTGACTTCTCCGCCAGCGAGTTTTAAAGCTGGCGACACTTTCCGCCCAAATCCATTTGCCGATGAACAACCGGTACTCGTGATCGATCAGAGTAATATCGAGCAGTACCGGGAACAACTGACTGCAACAACAGTGGAGTTGATCAACCGCTATCCAACTTTCAAGGTCGAGGTTTATCCGACTCACCGAACAGCTGCACTGCCTCAGGCAAACCTGAATAACACACTCAAGAACGCCACCAACGCGGGCACTACCGACGATGGATTGGTGCTCGAAAATGTACTGCCAGGCGTGCCTTTCCCAATTCCACACTCTGGCAGAGAAGCAATGTGGAATCATCTGCTTCGTTTTCAGGGGAAGACCATTGAGACCAAATATGACTCTTGGAACGTTGACGCAGCAGGCGTCGCTACCCTAGCCACGACAGGCACCGCTTTTATTGACTATCCTATCTACCATGATATGTCCCGTACAATATCTGGTAAGGATATCTACTACCGCACCAAACTCTACTACAGCGGCCCCGCTCGTCGGGCCGGTGAAGCAATCATGGTGCAGGATGCCGCCGATCCACTGAAACAACCTCGACGCGCCTGGCAGTATCTACCAGGTCAGCGGCGTGTCAAATTGGCGCCGAGTCTGGCGTATGACACTCCAAATCCGGGCACAGCAGGTTCTTCCACCTATGACGACGTCTTTGTGTTCAGTGGCGCATTGGATCGGTTCGATTGGAAGCTGGTTGGCAAGAAAGAGATGTATGTACCTTACAATACTTACGATCTCACATACATCGATGATCCAAAAAAGCTGACCACGCCAAACCACTTGTCTCCAGAGCATGTTCGCTGGGAAAAACATCGTGTCTGGATCATTGAGGGCACACTTGCCGCGGGTAAACGCCACATTTATCACAAACGTAATTTCTATCTGGACGAAGACAGCTGGGGTGCACTCGCTTCGGATGAATATGATGCGCGCGACCAGCTTTACCGCGGTTCATTCTCATTTTTCACCCAAAGCTACGATAAAGCGATTCCCGATACGACCCCTCACATGGTGTATGACCTGATTGGAGGTACCTACAACATTAACGGCGTTGTCGGACCTTACGGCGGTATCCGCTATATAGATCCACTATCCCCAGCCAAGTGGTCACCACAATCCTTGGCGGGCGCAGGTCTGCGCTAA